A region of the Stieleria neptunia genome:
TGAGCGGCTTTCCCCCCCACCCAATCGTTCTTGTCCAACAAGGTCACGCGATGTCCCCGAGCGGCCAACACGCAAGCACTCGACAAACCCGCCAAGCCGCTACCGACGACGATGACGTTCAAACTGTTGGAATCGGCTGCAATCATCTTTGATCTCGATGGGATGGGTACCCTGGACTATAGCCGGGGAGGAAGCCTTGGCCGCACACGCTGGTCGCTTACTTCTTTTTGACGCCCCCGACCATCCGCCGCAACCCGGCGAGTCGTTTTCGGATTCCGCCACCGTGCATGAGCTGCAAAACACCGTGTAGGATGCGTTGGTCGGATTCGGATCGGGGCCGCAAATGCGGCGCGATCGACCCGCGTCGCCGGCTGATCACCTTGGCCGCGGTCATCGCCAGCAAGCCTTCCGGTCCACGCGTCACCCCAAATCCACTTTGCCCCCGCCCGCCGAACGGCAATCGCGGGTCCGCCGTCGGTGCGATCAAGTCATTGACCGTGACGGTACCGACATTCAATCGGGTCGCCACGTCGGCCGCCGCCGAGTTCGGCCCAAACACGCCGGCGGCCAACCGGTACGGACAATCATTGACCAGCCGAATCGCATCATCGATGCCGTCGGCCGAGATCACCGACAGCACCGGCGCGAAAATGTCCGCCGATGCGATTTCGTGGTCTTCGGTGACTTGGTCCAACAACAACGGATACATCGTTCCCTCATCTCGCAGCCTGGTTTCGCAGTATCGCCCCGTCGAGTCGACGGCACCGGCCTCCAGCGCCAGCTCAATCTGGTCGGCGACCGAGTGACGGGCCGCCGGATGGACGGCTATCGCTGACAGATCAGCGAGTGTTTCCCGCAGCCTGTCAACAATCGCATCATGCTGGTCTCGTTGAACGATCAATCGCCTCGGCGCGATGCAGGTCGCACTGCCGTTGAAACTCACCCCAAACCGCAATGCGTCCATCAATCGCCGCTCGTCTACGTCCGGCAACGCGATCACGGCATCGCAGCCGCTGAGTTCCATGATGGAGGCGGATAACGTGTCCGCGGCGCCGTGCAACACCTTTCGCCCCGTCTCGGCCGCCCCCGTCAAGACAATCAGATCCATCCCATCGGCAATCGCGCCGACCGCGGCGGAGGTGTCTGAATCGAGCAACCCCAATTGGTCGGCCGGGACGCCGCAGGCATGAAAACACTCGACCAGGATTTGGGAGGCCTGTTCGGTACCGGCGGCCGGTTTCAGCTGGACCTGATTGCCGGCGGCGAGTGCCTGGGCCAGCTGAACTCCCGGCAACAGGAGCGGGTAGTTCCAGGTGCCGAGTACCAGCACTTTGCCCAGCGGGACGCGCTGCACGACCGAATGCACGCCGATCAGCCAGGCCGGCCGTCGCCACATCCCGACACGCCGTGACGCAAGGATTTTGGGGCCACGCTTTGCCAAGAACCGCAGCGCCGCGCAGAGCGGCAACAGCTCGCTGGTGATCGTTTCGACCGGATCGGTTCGTTGCGGCGACGCACAAGCCTGGATCAGTTCGTCCGACCGATCACAGAGGGCCGCGGCGACCGAGCCGACGATTTGGCATCGTTTTCTGGCAGAGAGTTGTTCCCACATGACGCCCACTGTAGCCGAACACGCCCTGGTGTTCGAAGGGTGTCGCCAAGTGGGGTAAGCATCCTGCTTGCCACCCACGCCGGCTCCGCCGGCGCGGGACGTCAATTCTATTACTGCAAGATTCATGGCTCCCTTGCTCCCCCACAAATCGTAACAAGCTTGCTTGTCGATTTGTGGGGGAGAAGGGCTGGGGATGAGCGACGGTCTTAAATTGTGGCAAGAGGTCAGATCGAAAATCTTGGATTTTTCGATTCCGAGATCCAGTGTGGTCAGGGGCCAGCCCCCGAACCCCCGAGATTTTCTTAGGCATTGCGCCGGTGTTCAATGATTTTTGGAAATTTGGGTGACGCGATTGTTGCGCAGCAGTAAACTTGAGCCGCTGGGTGAAACGCAACAGGGCTCTGCAGAGATGCAACCGTGCCAGGGATAACTCAGTCGCCGGTGTGTCAATGACGCATCGAGCACGTATGGCGACTACGGTCCTAGTTTAGCGACGGTGCCGTAGTCGCCTTTTGCTCCTTCTTCGCATTGACCTGAGGGTTCTTCCATGATTCGCCACAGTGAATCATGTTGTTGAGAATCGTCAGGAGTTTGCGCATGCTCGCTACCAAAGCTAACTTTTTGATTTTACCTTTGGCGATAAGCCGATCGTAGAAACGTTTGATGACTGGGTTGTGTTTCGTTGCAACCAGTGTCGCCATGTAGAGCACGCTTCGGACTTGTGAACGTCCACCTCGGACCTTTCGTTTCTTGTCGCTCTTGCCTGTTTGGTTGGCCAACGGAGCAACACCGACAAGTTTGGCAATTTGACCTCGGTTGAGTTGTCCCAGTTCTGGCAGCTCGGCCAGGAGTGTCGCAGCGGTGACTGGACCAACTCCACTGACGCTGAACAAGATTTCTACTTTGGGATCGACTTTACTGAGGTCCTTGAGCATCTTTTCGATGCGTTTGTCGAGGCTTTTTAGCTGCTTTTTCAGGTGCGAAATCGTTTCCTTGATTTGTTGAGCGGCAAACTTGTCACGGGTTTGACTGAGTCGGTTTTGCTCCTGGGAGAGCAAATCTTTCACTTGGGTTCGACGCCGCACTGTTGAAAGAAATTCTTTCTCTTGCGCCGTGCGAGGAGGTGTCAGATGGATTTCCACATCTTCGCCAAAACGGCGGATCATGAATGCATCGATCACATCGGTCTTCTCCAAATAGCCATGCCCTTTGGCAAAGTCACGGACCTGCCTCGGGTTGGCCACGCAAATCGGTACACCAGCGTCGTGAGCAGCCTCCACAATCAGATATTCGTAGCCGCCAGTTGCTTCACAGACAACCAATGTATTTTCAGTGTCTTGGATTCTCTTGAACAGCTTTTTGCTGATCGCTGAAATCGTGTTGGGCAATTGTTTGGCAATCTTTCCTGCGGAGTCATTGACATCAATTTTGTCTGACGCGACGTCAATACCAATGACACGGTTGTACTTCTGTTTCATAGTTAAGTCCCATCCTAGTGAATACGATCTGACCACATGCGATAACGCGATTGGGTCGATCAAGCGACGGTTCGGGTTCAAAACGAACTGCTGTGCGACTCAAGCTCATCCACGGCGTTGAATACCACCTAGGGGAAATTACGATCTACACAGCAGTGTTGGGAAACCGCTGCAGGCAGCCACCCAACATCGACAGCCCAAACGATGATCAAATCGCCTGGAATTGCCAGTCAGGCGAGATACTAGGGGGCTGGTGATCGGTTTTGCAGCCCACATCGATCGTCGCGGAAGTCGCTAAGCCTTTCGCAGCGCCGGCCCTCTCTGGCGTTTGCTTGCTGCGCAAACGCCGTCTCTCCCAGAGGGAGAGAATCTAAATCGGTTGCCAAATCCTACAGTAAAAGAATCGACGCCTCCCGCCGGCGCGTTCCGGAGGCGGAGCCTCCTAGACCGTGTGTTCCCAGGCGGAGCCTGGGAACAAGTCGAATCTTTCGTTACCGAGTCGCTTTGCCGCTTTGTGCGGCGGTGGCGATCTCTTTGGCGGCGACGAAGAAGTTGTCGACTTGGGCGGTATCCTTGAGTCGATCGAACTCCTTGGCCATCTCGGCGGCAAACTTCTTTTCCGTCAAGTCACGGACCAGTTCACCGCGAACCGCTTCGATGTCAGCGACGATCGGTTTGGTCCGCCCCTGGCACTTCATGACGATGTACTTGTCACCGGTCGCGATGATCCCGCTGAGTTCACCTTGCTTGAGAGCGAACGCTTGACGTTCGATCGTCGGCTGGCCGCTGTACTTGCGGATCGGCGGGACCTTGCCGCTATTGCTGGCCGAAACCGGTTCGATGCTGTACTGCTCGGCCAGGCGTCCGAAGAATTCTTCGGACGGGTTATCGCGGGCCATCTTCCAGACCTTTTGTGCGGTCCGTTGGTCGCTCAAGACACAGGCCAGGATTTCCACGCGGGGACCGAAATTCGATTCGAACCCCTGCTGCATGTCTTCTTCGGTGACGGCGACGCGATCTTCGACCAGCTTTTTCAGTGCAACACTGGGCCAAACGACGTCCTTGACGTAGATGTCGTAGGTCGTATCGCCGTCGCTGGTGACCGATTCGGTCCACGCCGCCAAATCGGCCGATCCATCGCTGCGGATGTAGCCGTAGCTTTTCGCCGCGCGGGCGATCTCGGCTTGCAAGTCCGCTTCGGCGACCGTCTTTTTGGCTTTGGAGAGGGCTTGGGTCAGCAGTTTTCGGTTGATTTCACCATCCAAGACGTCTTTGCCGTGTCGTTTCACGCACTCGGCGGCCAATTGGGCGAGGGTGATGCGTTGCTGATTCACGATCGCCGCGACTCCGGGGTACTGTTGCATCAACTCCGCGTTGCCGATGACTTTCACCAGGTTGGCATCGCGTTGCAATTTGGCGAACAGCTCGCTGGCGGCGCCCTTCATTTTCTGGTCACGAATACGGTCGCTGATCTGTTCGCGAATCGTCGGCATCGCGGTCATCGGCGGCGTGGTGGCCGGGATGCGTCGGACGGCTTGCAGAAAAATCCATTGATCGGCCAGTTGCATGACGGGGGAGATTTGGTCGTTGGCCAAGGCAAACGCGGCGTCTTCCAGGCGTGAGTCGCCGGTGTAACGTCGAATCGGAGGAATCAGACCGCCGACGCTGGCACTGACCTCGTCTTCGCTGTGCGCTTTGGCCAGTGCCCCGAAGGCGGCCGGCGTGGTGGTCGCTTGCTGATGCAACTGGCGTGCTTTTTGTTCGTCGGCGACCATGATCATGCGGCACTTGACCGCCTCGCCATACTGGGCCAAGTACGCGCGGTTGAATTCTTCGTCGGTCGGCTCCACCTGGTCGGCCACCAGTTTTCGCAGCGCCAACATCGGCCACACGATCTCGCGGCCGTATTGGCCCGGATCGATGTCGCGTTCTTCTTGCAGCAGCCCCAAATAGTCCGGCACGCTAAAGCCGAATTTGGTCGCCAAACGCTGGATTTCCTGCCCGACCTCGGCCTGAGTCACTTCCAGACCGCGGTCTTTGCAGGCCTGCAGAATCAGCTGGCGGTTGACGATCACGTTGTCCAACACCGTTTCGCCGTAACGTTCCAAGGTTGCCGTGGAAAGCATTTGGCGGGTGATCGGATCGGCGTTGACCACCGCGACCACCGAGTTGCTTTCCTGGGCGGCCGCTGGCCAAACGGGCACTGCCGCCGAGCAAACCAGGACGGCAGAGAAAACGAGGGCGGTGAAGGATCCTCGGACGGGAAAGGTTGAGCCAACGGCAAAACGGATGTTGCGTTGCCTATTCGTAGAAACCATGGCGATCACTCCTTTGAATCGTTCGCACGGGTCATGCGTTGCGGGAATCGACCCGGAAAACTACTCGGTCCGGTCGACTGACCCGCGAAAGTAGAAAAATTTCCGTTTCGACTCAAGCCGAATCCCGATCCTGCCGACACGCCGCCCTCCGGGTGGTAAGACTCGCGGTCACGCTCGACAATCAAGCACCGCACGGAAATCAAGTGGGATAGGCTTCCAGCCCGTCGATGCTGAAATGACTCTCTGGAAGCCTATCCCACTTCAAGAGAGACGACACTGGTATTCTGCTCGTTGCTCAGGCTGCATCACAGATCCGCTCGCGTCCCCATCGAATCCCCCCGCCAAAGACTCCCCGACAAAGACTCCCCGACGTGCAACGCCCCAACATCATCTTCATCATCACCGACCAGCAACGCTATGACACGATCGCGGCGCTGGGATCTCCGCACGTGCACACGCCCCACCTGGATCGGCTGGTCCGCGAAGGCGTCTCGTTTGATCAGTGCCACGTCTCCGCCGCGTCCTGTGCCGCCGCCCGAGCCAGCCTGTTCAAGGGATATTATCCGCACACGACCGGAATCCTCAAAAACGCCGATCGCTGGCGAAGGAGCTGGATCGAGCGGCTCAACGATGCAGGTTATTATTGTGCGAACGTCGGCAAAATGCACACGTGGCCGTTTCTGACCGAACTGGGCTTTCACGAGCGATTTGTCGTCGAAAACAAAGACCGCTACCTGGAAGGCCGCTACTTCTTTGACGAATGGGACAAGGCACTTCGCTTTCGCGGGCTGGTCAAGCAACAGCGCGAGCAATACCGCAAGCTTCCCGATTACCAATCGTCGCTCGGCGCGTTCGACTGGGAATTGCCCGAAGACACCCACCCGGACTTCTTCGTCGGGGACATGGCCAAATGGTGGATCGAGTCCACGCCCAAGAAAGATCCGCTGTTTTTGCAGATCGGGTTTCCGGGGCCGCACCCACCCTATGATCCGGTGCCGCGTTACGCCGAACGTTATCTGAATCAAGACTTGCCGCTGTTGCCGGTCACCCGAGAGGAACTGGACGGGCAACCTCCGGCGCTTCAGGAGTTGCGGGTTCACAATTCGCAGGTCGACCATGATTCGGTGCTGATGCCCTTGGACGTGACGCCCCAACAGCGTCAGCGCCAGCGGGCGTATTACTTGGCCAACGTGACGATGATTGACGAAAAGATCGGCCAGATCATGGCGGCACTCGAAGCCCGCGGGTACGCGGAAAATTCGATCGTGATTTTCACCAGCGACCACGGGGACTGCTTGACCGATCACGGACAAAGCCAAAAGTGGACGATGTACGAACAGATCACGCGCGTCCCGATGATCGTCTGGGCCCCCGGTCGGTTCGATCCAGGCCGGCGGGTCGCGGGGCTGGTCCAGCAAATGGACTTGGGGCCGACGATACTGGAGTGGGCCGGTGTGGACGTGCCCCCGGACCTGGAAGCCGTCTCATTGGCCGCCGCGCTGGAACAGCCGGACTCCTTCCATGGGCGACCGTTTGTGTACTGCGAACAGGTCAAAGATGCGGTGCTGACCGGTTGCGAATTCATGACGATGGTGCGCGACAAGACCCACAAGCTGGTCCACTTTCTCGACGAACCCCATGGGCAACTGTTTGATCTGGTCGCCGACCCCGACGAACGGCACAACCTCTGGGACGCCCCCTCGGCGGCATCTCACCAGAGACGCCTGCTGGACGAGTTGCGTGAATGGCGAATCCGCAGCGGCGTGCACACCAAAGATTGGTGCCGCGACCATCGCTAACGGTAGGCTGGACACCAACGGGCGCGTCAAAAAACCGGGGGGCCTCCAGCGGTGCGGGTACGAGCCGGCCTCGATTCTGCGTAGAATCACGCCTCGCAACCCTTGCACCTAACGCTGTGAAGCATTTTTTCCAGGTGTTGCTTGAGGTTTTAGCGGCAGGGCGCGAGCCCTCCGGTTCTTCCTCTCTGCCAAAACACCGGAGGGCTCGCGCCCTGCCGCTAAAAAATGCTTCACAGCGTTGCCTTGCACCCCGACTCGCCCCGTAAATGGAGTTCCCGATGCGTTTTTTCGCCAAGAGTTTGTCGGTCGTGACGCTGGCCGCTTGTGCCTCGTTCACACCTGTTGTCGCGGAGGAATCGTCTGCCGAAAAAGTTTCCGGCATCGAACTGTCGATCTTCAGCGACGCGGTCGCTGCGGGTGACAATTTCTATCGCTACGCCAACGATCGCTGGCTGACCGAAACCGAGATCCCCTCGGACAAATCCAACTACGGAATCTTCACCGTCCTGGACGACAACACGCGTGCCCAGGTGCGAACGCTGATCGAACAGGCGGCCGAGTCCAACGCGGCGCCGGGCACACCGAAACAGAAGGTCGGTGATCTGTACGGCAGCGTGCTCGACGTGGAAGCGAGAAACGCCGCGGGCCTGGCCCCGATTGAACCGCTGCTGGCCGAAATCGCGGCGATCGATTCGCAAACCTCGCTGGCAACGACGATCGGCTCGCTGCGCCGCGCTGGCATCGGAGCACCGCTGGTGCCTTATGTGTCCATCGATGCCAAAAACAGCGATGCCTACACCGTCTACGTGACACAGTCAGGCCTGTCGCTGCCCGACCGTGACTACTACCTGCTGGATGAAGAGCGTTACGTCGAGCTGCGGAAAACGCTGCACACGTACATCGCCGACATCCTGAAGTTCGTCGATCACCCCAGCCCCGATGCCGCGGCAAAATCGATCGTCGACATCGAGAGTAAAATCGCCGAGATTCATTGGACCAAAACGGAAAATCGCGATCCGATCGCCACCTACAACCAGCGGACGCAGGCGGAAATCGACGCGATGCTGGGGACGATGAAGTGGTTCGATTACGCCCAAGCGGCCGGAATCGATTCCCTCGACAGCGTCGTCGTCCGCCAGCCGTCTTACATCGAAGCGTTGGCGGAGCTGTTCGACGAGTTTTCGGTCGAGCAGTGGAAAGATTACTTCACCTACCACACGATCGACGGGTCGGCGTCGGGGTTGAGCGAAGCACTGGAGAAACGCCATTTCGATTTCCACGACACGGCGATCAGCGGGATCGACGTCCAACAACCGTTGTGGAAACGCGGCGTGGACGTCACCGGCGCGGCGCTGGGCGAATTGGTCGGCCAGTTGTACGTCGAAAAACATTTCAAACCCGTCGCGAAAAAACGGATGAACGAACTGGTCGACAACCTGATCCGTGCCTTCCGCGGCCGCATCGAGTCGCGCGACTGGATGGGCGAAGGGACCAAGAAACAGGCACTCGAAAAACTGTCCAAGTTCACAACCAAAATCGGGTACCCCGACGAGTGGAAGGATTACGAAAAACTGACCATCGGCGACGGCGTGCTGGGCGATCACCTGCTGGCATCGGCGCGTTTTGAATACGAGCGGGATTTGAACAAGCTGGGCGGTCCGATCGATCGCAACGAATGGCACATGACGCCGCAAACGATCAACGCCTATTACAACCCGACGATGAATGAAATCGTCTTCCCCGCCGCGATCTTGCAGCCGCCCTTTTTCAACTTGGCCGCCGACGATGCGGTCAATTACGGCGGGATCGGTGCCGTGATCGGTCACGAACTCAGCCACGGGTTCGACGACAAGGGCAGCAAGTTTGACGGCAACGGCAACCTGCGGATGTGGTGGACCGAAGAAGACCGGGCGGAATTCGAGAAACGCGCCGGCGGGCTGGTCGAGCAGTACAACGGGTTCGAAGCGATCGAGGGGAAATACGTCAACGGCGAATTGACGCTGGGTGAAAACATCGGCGACTTGGGCGGACTGAGTGTCGCCTACGCCGCCTATCGATTGTCCCTCGGCGACTCGCCCGCTCCCGTGATCGATGGCCTGACCGGCGACCAACGCTTCTTCCTCGGCTGGGCCCAAATCTGGCGGCGGCTGTATCGCGACCCCGAATTGGTGCGACGGCTGAACGTCGACCCCCACAGCCCCAGCGAATTCCGCGTCAACGGGATCGTCCGCAACATGGACGCCTGGTACGAAGCGTTCGGGATCGGCGAAGACGACGAGCTGTACCTGGCTCCCAAGGACCGCGTGCGAATCTGGTAGCGTAAAGGTCGTCCGGGCGAGCCCTACCGACGACGGCCCGGAAGGGCCGTCGTACGTGCGAAAAGCGAGGTGGGGCATGCTGTGCATGCCGACTTGTCACGCACAGCGTGACCTACTCTGCATCACCGGTGCGTCCCGCGGCCCATTGGCGAACGATCCGCAGGCGTTCTTCTTCGGATCCGTAGATCAGCCCCAACGCTTCCTCGCCGCCGACGATATCGAAGGCGGTCAGCACTTCCTCTTCGTTGAGCAATTGCTGGGATTGGAACAAGCGGACTTCGGCGAGCGTTCGCAAATTCGCCCCGCCGCCGCTGGCCAACAGCGAACCGATTCGCTTGCTGGCGATTGCAGGAGTCAACGCCGGGAGTTCCGTGGTGAGGGTCCCCCGGTCGATGATTCCCAAAAAATTGGCCAACTGTTCGTTGATGTAATCTCGGGAGGCAAGATTCTTCAGCCGGGATTTTTGGGCGAATTCGAGTGAATCAATCTTTTTCGAGGCACCCAGCGATTTGCCCGTGGGCACATGGAACAGTCGGCACAGGCTGATGTTCTGCGTGTACTCGCCACGCAGCGGCTTGAGCAGGACATCGAAATGGATCACCAAGTCCAAGCCCGCCTTTTGAGCGCGTCGGATGTTGTCGGACGAGTCGCCTTCGCCGAGAAAAACGATTCCCGGCCGCCACAGGGGCAGGGCGTCGCCGGCGGTTTCGATCAGTTCGACAAACTCTTCGGAAACGGTCTCAACGCTTCCTGATTCGGCGGTGACATCCGTCATCGCTCGACCGAAGTCGCCTTGGGTGTAGCGTTTATCAAATTCTTCACCCAGGATGGTGGCCACCATGCCCAGCGTGTTGGTCAGGCTCGTCTCCGCTTCTTCGCTGAGCATCGTCGCGTCGAGGGCCGCCAGTCGGGCGGCCGGAGTCGGCGGGCCGGCCGGGGCCGCGGCACGTCCTCGTGCGCGGCCGGAGCCCATCATCATCATGTCCTGCTCGTACATCTCGTCCATGCCTTCCATGTACTCCATGCCGTCGGTGTCGCCCATTCCGGGGCCCCGAGCGCCCGCTGGACCACGACCGGCTGGACCACGACCGCCACCGGGTCCGCCAAACTCCTGCTCCATTGCGTATTCTTCTTCCATGCCTTCCATCCCGCCGTCGCCGAAGCCGCCGTCGAACCCGCCGCGTCCGGCGGGATTAACGTCACCGATCGGTTGCGGGTCCGTCGCGTCGCCGCGCACGGCGTAGGAGATGCCCCAGCGCAATTGCCACGTCGGGCGTTTCATCAGGGAGCTGTATTTGACCAGTTGAAGCTGGTTTTGAGCGGATTCGTATTCGGCGACGATGTGGCCGAAGTAAAGCCGCATGGCCAATTCGTGTTGCCCTTTGGCGTAGGCCACGATGGCATCGTTGAGCAAAACGGGGCCTGATTGAACCGGCG
Encoded here:
- a CDS encoding aldehyde dehydrogenase family protein is translated as MNLAVIELTSRAGGAGVGGKQDAYPTWRHPSNTRACSATVGVMWEQLSARKRCQIVGSVAAALCDRSDELIQACASPQRTDPVETITSELLPLCAALRFLAKRGPKILASRRVGMWRRPAWLIGVHSVVQRVPLGKVLVLGTWNYPLLLPGVQLAQALAAGNQVQLKPAAGTEQASQILVECFHACGVPADQLGLLDSDTSAAVGAIADGMDLIVLTGAAETGRKVLHGAADTLSASIMELSGCDAVIALPDVDERRLMDALRFGVSFNGSATCIAPRRLIVQRDQHDAIVDRLRETLADLSAIAVHPAARHSVADQIELALEAGAVDSTGRYCETRLRDEGTMYPLLLDQVTEDHEIASADIFAPVLSVISADGIDDAIRLVNDCPYRLAAGVFGPNSAAADVATRLNVGTVTVNDLIAPTADPRLPFGGRGQSGFGVTRGPEGLLAMTAAKVISRRRGSIAPHLRPRSESDQRILHGVLQLMHGGGIRKRLAGLRRMVGGVKKK
- a CDS encoding IS110 family RNA-guided transposase, which gives rise to MKQKYNRVIGIDVASDKIDVNDSAGKIAKQLPNTISAISKKLFKRIQDTENTLVVCEATGGYEYLIVEAAHDAGVPICVANPRQVRDFAKGHGYLEKTDVIDAFMIRRFGEDVEIHLTPPRTAQEKEFLSTVRRRTQVKDLLSQEQNRLSQTRDKFAAQQIKETISHLKKQLKSLDKRIEKMLKDLSKVDPKVEILFSVSGVGPVTAATLLAELPELGQLNRGQIAKLVGVAPLANQTGKSDKKRKVRGGRSQVRSVLYMATLVATKHNPVIKRFYDRLIAKGKIKKLALVASMRKLLTILNNMIHCGESWKNPQVNAKKEQKATTAPSLN
- a CDS encoding peptidylprolyl isomerase, with amino-acid sequence MVSTNRQRNIRFAVGSTFPVRGSFTALVFSAVLVCSAAVPVWPAAAQESNSVVAVVNADPITRQMLSTATLERYGETVLDNVIVNRQLILQACKDRGLEVTQAEVGQEIQRLATKFGFSVPDYLGLLQEERDIDPGQYGREIVWPMLALRKLVADQVEPTDEEFNRAYLAQYGEAVKCRMIMVADEQKARQLHQQATTTPAAFGALAKAHSEDEVSASVGGLIPPIRRYTGDSRLEDAAFALANDQISPVMQLADQWIFLQAVRRIPATTPPMTAMPTIREQISDRIRDQKMKGAASELFAKLQRDANLVKVIGNAELMQQYPGVAAIVNQQRITLAQLAAECVKRHGKDVLDGEINRKLLTQALSKAKKTVAEADLQAEIARAAKSYGYIRSDGSADLAAWTESVTSDGDTTYDIYVKDVVWPSVALKKLVEDRVAVTEEDMQQGFESNFGPRVEILACVLSDQRTAQKVWKMARDNPSEEFFGRLAEQYSIEPVSASNSGKVPPIRKYSGQPTIERQAFALKQGELSGIIATGDKYIVMKCQGRTKPIVADIEAVRGELVRDLTEKKFAAEMAKEFDRLKDTAQVDNFFVAAKEIATAAQSGKATR
- a CDS encoding sulfatase family protein — its product is MQRPNIIFIITDQQRYDTIAALGSPHVHTPHLDRLVREGVSFDQCHVSAASCAAARASLFKGYYPHTTGILKNADRWRRSWIERLNDAGYYCANVGKMHTWPFLTELGFHERFVVENKDRYLEGRYFFDEWDKALRFRGLVKQQREQYRKLPDYQSSLGAFDWELPEDTHPDFFVGDMAKWWIESTPKKDPLFLQIGFPGPHPPYDPVPRYAERYLNQDLPLLPVTREELDGQPPALQELRVHNSQVDHDSVLMPLDVTPQQRQRQRAYYLANVTMIDEKIGQIMAALEARGYAENSIVIFTSDHGDCLTDHGQSQKWTMYEQITRVPMIVWAPGRFDPGRRVAGLVQQMDLGPTILEWAGVDVPPDLEAVSLAAALEQPDSFHGRPFVYCEQVKDAVLTGCEFMTMVRDKTHKLVHFLDEPHGQLFDLVADPDERHNLWDAPSAASHQRRLLDELREWRIRSGVHTKDWCRDHR
- a CDS encoding M13 family metallopeptidase; translation: MRFFAKSLSVVTLAACASFTPVVAEESSAEKVSGIELSIFSDAVAAGDNFYRYANDRWLTETEIPSDKSNYGIFTVLDDNTRAQVRTLIEQAAESNAAPGTPKQKVGDLYGSVLDVEARNAAGLAPIEPLLAEIAAIDSQTSLATTIGSLRRAGIGAPLVPYVSIDAKNSDAYTVYVTQSGLSLPDRDYYLLDEERYVELRKTLHTYIADILKFVDHPSPDAAAKSIVDIESKIAEIHWTKTENRDPIATYNQRTQAEIDAMLGTMKWFDYAQAAGIDSLDSVVVRQPSYIEALAELFDEFSVEQWKDYFTYHTIDGSASGLSEALEKRHFDFHDTAISGIDVQQPLWKRGVDVTGAALGELVGQLYVEKHFKPVAKKRMNELVDNLIRAFRGRIESRDWMGEGTKKQALEKLSKFTTKIGYPDEWKDYEKLTIGDGVLGDHLLASARFEYERDLNKLGGPIDRNEWHMTPQTINAYYNPTMNEIVFPAAILQPPFFNLAADDAVNYGGIGAVIGHELSHGFDDKGSKFDGNGNLRMWWTEEDRAEFEKRAGGLVEQYNGFEAIEGKYVNGELTLGENIGDLGGLSVAYAAYRLSLGDSPAPVIDGLTGDQRFFLGWAQIWRRLYRDPELVRRLNVDPHSPSEFRVNGIVRNMDAWYEAFGIGEDDELYLAPKDRVRIW